The genomic region ATGTGCCGGCAATCGCCGATGCCGCAGAACGGCCGCGCGATCACGGGCTCGATCTGGCGTCGCGACAGGACGGCAACGCCGTGATAGCCCTTCTGGCCGTGCAGCTCGATGTGCCGGTAGCCGAGCTGCTCGAATATCCGGCGCGGAAAGTGCGCGTCCGGGCACTTGGTCTCCTGCAGGCAGATCACGTCGGGCGCATGCTCGGCGGCGAGCCGCACGACGAGATCCTGGCGCAGGCGCACCGAATTGATGTTCCAGGTGGCGATGCTGAGCGGCACGGTCGGGGTCCGGTGGGGCGGCGACGTCCGGCGATCACTATCCTGCCACGCCGAAGCGGGCAATCACCTGGCTTTGGGGCAGGGGGCACGCGCCAAGCGCGACGGAGATAGGCCGGCGCGGACCTGCTGTCGCCGAGACGCGAAGCGCCCGGTCCCCGGGGGAAGGAACCGGGCGCCGTCCGCGTGGTCTGCGGAGCGCCGGGAGGGACGCCGGCGCAAGCGGCTGGATGCTCTGGCGAGACGGGGGCATTACCGAGAGCCAACCGCTCATGGTGATGAAATGGTTGTGTGCGCGCGCGGGTTCAAGTCCCGGCGGGCCGTACACCGAATTGTGATTGAGGCGCCGAGGCGGTTCAGCGGGTATTGGAGCCGCCGATGTCGAGGATGCGGTTCTCGATGATCCGGAACATCTTCGGATCGATCGCGACGCCGTACACGACGTTCTCGAGTGCCACGGTGGTGTCGAGCCCCTGGACGTCGGTGATGGTCCAGCGTCTGAGCTCCTGCGCGGCCGGATCGAACATCAGGGTGAGCGTCCCTGCGGCGTCGCCGGACGTCTGCTCGATCGAGATCGTCACCAGTTCGCTCTCGGGATAGACGGCGAGGATCCGCGTGTCGCGCATCAGGTCGATATCGTTCGACAGGATCACGTTGAGCGGCGTCGTCATCAGCGGATACTTCTCGGTCGTCTTGAGCTTGCGGTCCTGGACCGCCACCCAGCGCCCGTCCGAGATCACCTGCATCTGCGCCGGAGGCGCGTACTCGAAGCGCAACCGACCGGGCCGCTCGATGTAGAAGCGGCCCTGGGAGATGTGGCCGTCCGGAGCGACCTGCACGAAGTCGCCTTCAAGCGTCGAGAGCGAGTTCAGATAGGCGTTGATCTGGCGGATCGCCGCGATCTGGGCATCATTGAAGGCGGACGGATCGGTCCGTGCCTGCCCGGACGCGGGTACGATCGCCGCCGCAAGCGCCACCGCCAGTATCAGCCCGACTGCCCGTTTCATCTGTCCGATACTCCTTGCCGTGCCGCCCGGGATCGCGGCCGCCGCGACCGGGTCGCCGCCGTCGGGCGTCGGAGGGCTACCAATCAGCGCGATGTGGCAAAACCGCGACGCCCTGCCGCCAGCTCAATCCTCGTCTCTTGTCAGGATCTCCCTCTGTCCCTTCGAGTTGGGCCGCGAGATGATCCCTTCGTGCTCCATCCTCTCGATCAGCGAGGCAGCGCGATTGTAGCCGATCTGCAGCCGGCGCTGCACATACGAGGTCGACACCTTGCCGTCGCGCAGTACCACCTCGACCGCGCGCCGGTAGAGATCGTCGCCCTCGCCGCTGGAAACAACCCCGGCGAAGTCCGCGCCGCCGCCGTCGCCATCCTCCTCGGTGATCTCCTCCAGATAGTCGGGCTGTCCCTGCGCCTTGAGGAAGGCGATGACGTCTTCGACCTCGCCGTCGGAGCAGAACGGGCCGTGCACGCGGGTGATGCGGCCGCCGCCCATCATGTAGAGCATGTCGCCCTGGCCGAGCAGCTGTTCGGCGCCCTGCTCGCCGAGAATGGTGCGCGAATCGATCTTCGACGTGACCTGGAAGGAGATGCGGGTCGGGAAGTTGGCCTTGATGGTGCCCGTGATGACGTCGACCGAAGGCCGCTGCGTCGCGGTGATGAGATGTATGCCCGCGGCACGCGCCATCTGCGCCAGGCGCTGCACCGCACCCTCGATGTCCTTGCCGGCGACCATCATCAGATCGGCCATCTCGTCGATGATCACGACGATGTAGGGCATCGGCTCGAGGTCCATCTCCTCCTGTTCGTAGATCGGCTCGCCGGTCTCGCGGTCGAAGCCGGTCTGCACCGTGCGCACCACGGTCTCGCCGCGCCGGTCGGCCTCTGCCACGCGCGCGTTGTAGCCGTCGATATTGCGCACACCGAGCTTCGACATCTTGCGGTAACGGTCCTCCATCTCGCGGACCGTCCATTTGAGCGCCACCACCGCCTTCTTCGGGTCGGTGACCACAGGCGACAGCAGATGCGGAATGCCGTCATAGACCGACAGTTCCAGCATCTTCGGATCGACCATGATCAGCTTGCACTCATCCGGTCTCAGCCGGTACAGCAGCGACAGGATCATGGTGTTGACGGCGACCGACTTGCCCGAGCCGGTGGTGCCGGCGATCAGGAGGTGCGGCATCCGGGCAAGATCGGCGATCACCGGTTCGCCGCCGATCGTCTTGCCGAGGCACAGCGCGAGCTTGGCCTTGGATTTCTCGAAGCTCTCCGAGGCCAACAGCTCGCGCAGATAGACCGTCTCGCGGTGGCTGTTGGGCAGTTCGATGCCTATGACATTGCGGCCCGGCACCACGGCGACGCGCGCGGAGATCGCGCTCATCGAGCGGGCGATGTCGTCGGCCAATCCGATCACCCGGGAGGACTTGGTGCCGGGGGCCGGCTCCAGTTCATAGAGCGTCACCACCGGACCCGGCCGGACGTTGATGATCTCGCCCTTCACGCCGAAATCGTCGAGCACCGTCTCGAGCAGCCGCGCGTTCTGCTCGAGCGCGGCCAGGTCGGCTCCGGTCGAGGCGCGCGACGCCTTCGGCTCGGCGAGCAACCTGAGCGGCGGCAGTTCGTACCCAGCCCCCGGCAGCAGCGAGGGCTGCGCCTCGCTGACCGCGCGCCGGCCTTGCTTCAGCCGCTGCTTGGCCGGGGTGACGCGGCTGGCCGGCCGCGGCGCCTGCGCCTCGCCGAACTGCGCTGCCGCGTCACTGGCGGCGTACTCGTCCTCGTCGTCGTAGCTCTCGGGCGGCGGCGCCCACGGATTGGCGTCCTCGAACCGCGGCTCGCGCCGGCCCTCGAGCGGCACGGCGACCGGCTCGTCGTCGGCGAACAGGCTGCACAGCAGACCCGCTCGCGGGCGCTCTGCCGTACCGCGCCGGGCGGTCCACCGGCGCAGCCGCGCCCGCAGGCTCAGCCAGCTGTGCGTGATCGCGCCGAGCGGATGAAAGCCGCCGCCGACGGGCTCGTCCTCACCGGGCTCGCAGAAGGCGTCGGCCGCCGGCGCACCCTGAACCGGCCGCCGGCGCACGGCGGCCGGGGCAAGCGCCGGCGGCGGGCGGCGATCCGTCGCCCCGGCCTGACGCTGCCTGCCGAGGGCGGGCAGACCCATCGCATAGCCGAGCAGCAGCGCCGCTCCGACGCCCGCCGCCACGCCGACGGGAACGGCGGCGGACTTCGCCAGCAGCGGCGCCAGCAGCAGCCCGGTCACGTAAAGCTGGGCATCGCCGACGAGACCGCCGAGCCCGGAAGGCAATGGCCAGGTGGACGGAGCCGGTAACGCGGCAAAGAAGGCGCAGGCGAATGCGGTGCCGATCAGCCAGGCCGCCAGCCGCCGTGCGAAGCCGGTCAGCGGCCGATCGCGGACGAGCCCGATCGCCCAGGCCGCGACCGGCAGCAGCACCGCCGCCGAGGCAAGGCCCAGCATCTGCATCAGCAGGTCGGCGATGGCAGCGCCCGGAAAGCCAAGCAGGTTGCGCGGCTCGGCCTTGGTCGCATTGGAGAAGGAAGGGTCGTCAACCACCCATGTCGCCAGACTGACGACGATCGCCAGGACGACGGCGAGCAGGGCGAGGCCGATCGCCTGGGTCGACAGCCGCTCGGCCGCCTCGCGCAGGCGCTCGCCAAGGCTGTCGTCGTCACGGAATTCGGATCCCGAGGCGCTCATGGGCTCTAGATTCGCTCGCGCCCGGCGTCGCGGCGCAGATCGTCCCCGAACGCTATCCGTCGCCGGTTAAGAGGGCTTTAACCTTGCCGCCAGCGCCCTGCGGTCGGACACGCGAAAGGACCCGGGCGCAGGACGCCCGGGTCGCGAGTCCGACGAACGGCGCGCCGCCCGTCGGGAGGATCTCACATCCGCTGACTGCCGACCCCGAACTCGGGATAGGCCTCGACACCGACCTCGACCGCGTCGAGACCGAGCGATTCGGTCTCCGCACTCACCCTCAGGCCGGTGGTCGCCTTGAGGACCAGCCAGACGATCAGCGTCGCGATGAAGGTGAAGGCGCCATAGGCGACAATGCCGACGAGCTGGATGGCGAAGCTTGTCTCGGCATTGGTGAGCGGCACGGCGATCGTCCCCCAGATGCCGGCGACCAGGTGGACGGGGATGGCGCCGACGACGTCGTCGATCTTAAGCCTGTCGAGCAGCGGTACCGCGAAGACCACGATCGCACCGCCGATGCCGCCGATGATCGCCGCCATCAGCAAGCTCGGGGCGAGCGGCTCGGCGGTGATCGACACGAGGCCTGCGAGTGCGCCGTTGAGCGCGAAGGTCAGGTCGACCTTGCCGTACATGATCTGCGACAGGATCATCGCCACGATCACGCCCGCGGCGGCCGCCGTGTTGGTGTTGGCGAAGATGCGCGCGACGTCGGAGGCATCACCCAGGCTGCCGAGGGCGAGCTGCGATCCGCCGTTGAAGCCGAACCAGCCAAGCCACAGGATGAAGGTGCCGAGGGTGGCCAGTGGCATCGAGGAACCGGGGATCGGATTGACCCGGCCTTCCGGACCGTACTTGCCGGCGCGCGCCCCGACGAGGATGCAGCCGGCCAGCGCCGCCCATCCGCCGACCGAATGGACGAGGGTCGAGCCGGCGAAGTCGGAGAAGCCCATCTCGCTGAGCCAGCCGCCGCCCCACTGCCAGGAGCCGGTAACCGGGTAGATGACGCCGGTCAGGACCGCCACGAAGATCAGGAACGGCCACAGCTTGACGCGTTCGGCCACCGCGCCGGAAACGATCGAGGCCGTCGTCGCGCAGAACACCATCTGGAAGAACCAGTCGGAGGTCGCCGCCGCGTAGGTGATGTCCTCGGCCGCGTGCTCGCTGTGGGTGAACCAGGTGAACGAGCCGATGTAGCCGCCGTCGACGCCGTCATACATGAGGTTGTAGCCGACGATCCAGAACATCAGCCCGGCGATCGAGTACAGCGCGATGTTCTTCAGGCACTGCATCGAGGTGTTCTTGGCGCGGACCATGCCCGCCTCGAGCATGGCGAAGCCGGCCGCCATGAACATCACCAGGAAGCCGCCGATGAGGAACAGCATGGTGTTGAAGATGAACTGGACCTCCTGCGGCACGCCGCCGGCCTCGACGGCCCCCGCCACCGCCTCGGCGGCTTCGGCGGTGGTCTCGGTGGCGGTCTGGGCGAGCGCCGGCTCGTAGGCCGCCAGGGTCAGTGCCGCGACGGCGGCGACGGCACGGAAGAGAGTCTTGCGAGAAATCATGTCCTGTAGCCCCTTGGTGAGCTTGCTTCGGGCGATCCCGGTTGCCTCAGAGAGCATCGGCGTCGGTCTCGCCAGTGCGGATGCGCACGGCACGGTCGATGCCGTGGACGAAGATCTTGCCGTCGCCGATCTGGCCGGTTCGGGCGGCTCCGGAGATGGCTTCGACCACCTTGTCCGTCTGGTCCGAGGGGACCACCACCTCGATCTTCAGCTTCGGCAGGAAGCTGACGGCATACTCGGCGCCACGATAGATCTCGGTGTGCCCCTTCTGGCGTCCGTATCCCTTCACCTCGGTGACGGTCAGGCCCTGCACCCCGATGGCGGTCAGTGCCTCGCGCACGTCATCCAGCTTGAAAGGCTTGATGATGGCCATAACGATCTTCATGTCGGCTCCCTGTCCTGTTCCGACGTCCTGGTCCGGCTGCGATCGGGAGCGGGTGCGTCCCGAAGGCTCGCGACAGCCTCCACCGCCAATGCTTGCGGCGGCTGCAGGCCGCTCGCTGCAGTGCAGAACAAATGCCGTGCCAGACTCCCGGCTTGCCGATAAATGCTTGAAAGGAAAGGAATTTCGCAGGAGTATCGGCGGGCGGCCCAAGAAATCGGCACGCCAATTGCACACATTATGTGCACAATTGTCTCGATGCCTGCGTTTCAGGCAGGGCCTGTGGCGGCCGCGTGGCGCGCCGACGCGCTACGGGGCGGCGGCGCCCCCTAGCGCCGCTCGGCGACCACCCGGATCAGGCCTTCCTGTGCCGTGGAGGCGACGAGAGCGCCGTCGCGGCTGAAGATCAGCCCGCGGTTGAAGCCGCGCGCCCCCTGGGTGGAGGGGCTGTCCTCGGCGTAGAGCAGCCAGTCGTCGCAACGGAACGGGCGATGGAACCAGACGGCGTGATCGAGGCTCGCCACCATCATGTCGGGCTGGAAGACGCTGCGGCCGTGGGCAACCAGCGACGTGTCGAGCAGGGTCATGTCGGAGGCATAGGCGAGGGCGCAGCGCTGGATCTCGGGTGAATCGGGCAGCGGCGCATTCGCCCGGAACCAGACATACTGATAGGGCACCTTCTTCGGATTGCCGGCGAAGCGCGAGAGGTCCACGGGGCGGAACTCGATCGGGCGCTCCCGCTCCCAGTAGCGGCGAATCGCCTCGGGGATGGTGTCGGGGAACATCGCCGTCAGCTCCGCCTCGCCCGGCAGATCCTCCGGCCCGGGCACGTCGGGCATCTCGAACTGATGCTCGAGGCCAGGCTCCTCGATATGGAAGGAGCACGACATCGAGAAGATCGCCTTGCCGTGCTGGATCGCCACGACCCGCCGCGTGGTGAAGCTGCCGCCGTCGCGGATGCGGTCGACCTCATAGATGATCGGCACCTTCGGATCGCCGCCCAGCATGAAGTAGCCGTGCAGCGAATGGACAATTCGCTCCGGCGGGACGGTCCGCGAGGCGGCGACCAGCGCCTGGCCGATGACCTGGCCGCCATAGACGCGCTGCCAGCCGTCCTGCGGGCTGCGGCCTCGGAACAGGTTGTCCTCGAGCCGTTCAAGGTCGAGAATGGAGATCAGATCCTTCACCGCCTGGGACATCGGCCACAACCTCGTTGTCGGGTGGGCCGAACGTGACGGTGCTGGCGCGGACAAGTCAAGGTACAGATCGGAATGGCTGCCACCGACATCGTCATCGCCGGCGCAGGTCTGGTCGGCCGCCTGCTCGCACTCGCACTGCGCCAGGCGAGCGGCGGCGGACTGTCGCTGCGCCTTCTCGAGGCGGCGCCGGCCGGCCGCGCCCCGCAGGACATCCGCGTCTACGCGATCGCTGCCAGCACGCGGCGCATGCTGGAGGAGCTCGGCGTGTGGCCTTCACTCGCGCCGCATGCCGAGGCGGCGCGCGCGCTGCGGATCGGCGACGGCCGTCTCGCCGACGCGGTTCGGCCCATCCTGTTGACCCTGGCCGGTGAGGTGACACCCGGCGAGCCCTTCGCCCATTTCGTCGACGGTCGCGAGCTGGGCCGGGCCGTCGCCGCGGCCTGCGACGCGGCCGGCATCGCCGTCGAGCATGAACGCCGGATCGACGCGCTCGAGGTCGGGCAGCGCGGGGTATCGATCCGGGGGCCGGCGGACCGGCGGCAGGAGGACAGCGCCCGTCTCGTCGTCGGTGCCGACGGGGCAGGCTCGGCGGTGCGCCGCGCGGCCGGCATCGCGACGATCGGCTGGCCCTACCGGCAGGGGGCGATCATCACCATCGTCTGGCACGAGGTGCCGCACGATGGGGTTGCCATCCAGCATTTCCTGCCCGGCGGGCCGTTCGCGCTCTTGCCGCTGCCCGGCCACCGGTCCGGCATCGTGTGGACCGAGCGGTTCGAGGATGCCGAGCGGCTGATCGCCCTGCCCCACGACCTGCTGGCAGAGGAATTGCGCCGGCGCGCCGGCCCGGAGGTCGGCGACTTGCGGATCGAGGAGCCGCCAAGGCTCTATCCGCTTGGACTCGGTCTTGCCCGAACCTTCGTCAAGCCGCGTATCGCCCTGGTCGGCGACGCCGCCCACCGCCTGCATCCGCTCGCCGGCCTGGGGCTCAATCTCGGCCTGCGCGACGTCGCCGCACTCGTCGAGGTTCTTGTCGAGGCCGCGCGGCGCGGCGAGGACATCGGCTCGATCGCTGTCCTCGAACGTTACCAGCGCTGGCGTCGGTTCGACACGGTCGAGGTGGCCGTCGCCACCGAGGCGCTGAACCGCCTGTTCTCCAACGATCTCGGGCCGCTTCGGCTCGTTCGCGATCTCGGTCTCGGCCTCGTCGACCGGATCGCGCCGCTCAAGCGGCATTTCGTGCGCGAGGCCGCCGGCACCGAGGGACGTCTGCCCCGGCTGATGCGCGGCGAGCCGGTCTGAGCGCGGCAGCGGATCACCGTCTCACGGACTCGATGAACGCCTCTGGCAATGCGCCTGGTCGCGGGGCGAGACGGAGGACGGGTTCCATGCCTGTCCGAAGGCGCCGCGGTCCTGTACCGTCCTCGGCTGCGCGATCAGCCGCCCGGCGCCGCGCGATCCGTCATGTCCGGACGAATCATCCTCGAGCCCTCAGCGGCGCGAGCGGGCCGGAACAGCGGCGCGGCACGGTGCTCCACCGTTCATGCGCCGCGGTCCCTGGCCCGGGCGCGGATTGGCTCGGCGTATCCGGAATTGCAACCGGCGGCGATCGGCCAGCCGGTCCACTGGCCGATCGCGGGCGGGGTACCTCGATGAGGTCGCCCTCCCGTGTTTGCCGGATTCGTGCAGGACGACCCTCCTGCGTCTGCCGGACCGCACATCACCGTCCCGGCGGGCAGCTTCGAGCTTGACCGCAGTCCATCTGCCGCCACAACCCGGCGCACCGCCGATCCGGCGGTCTTGCCGTTGCGCCCAGTTGCGCCTGCATCCACGCAGGCCTGCCTGACCGGAACCTGACCCCTGGACGTCAGGGCGCCGGCCGCGCCACCTTCAGCTCCTCCTCGCTGATCGGTCGGGCCTCCTCCGGCAGCATGATCGGTATGCCGTCGCGGATCGGGTAGGCGAGCCGCGCCGCCCGGCTGACCAGTTCCTGGCGCTCGGCATCGTATTCCAGCACCGTCTTGGTGAGTGGGCAGACCAGGATCTCCAGGAGCCTGCGATCGACAGCCGGGGCCGTGGACGGAGCAGACATGGCGCACCTCCGCGTTACTGCAGGGTCGAACCGGGGTCGCCGCCCTCGCGGGCGAGCGCCATCTCGGTCACGGCAATCAGCACCTCGGACCGCGTGGCGAGATCACCGGCCTCGAGCAGGGCCTGCTTCTCCCTCGGTCCGTAGGGGCTGAGCATCGCCAGCGCGTTGACGAGTGTCTCGTTGGAGGCGCGGTTGATGGCGTCCCAGTCTGTTTCCATGCCGTTGGCGTCCAGGAACGCCCGGAAGGTCGCGATGAGACGCTGCCGGTCGACCGCGTCCTCGCCGCGATTCGGCACCAAGTCGGCGGCGAACTCGCGGGCGTCGATCCGGCAGCGCCGGTAGGGCGTTCCGCCGTCCTCTTCCGCGACGACGCGGAACCGGCCGATGCCGGTGAGCGTGATCAGGTAACGGCCATCGCCGGTCTCCTGCAGGCCGGTCAGGCGGCCGGCGCAGCCGATCTCGGCGAGCTCGGGCCTTTCCGACTCGTCCGGCCCATCCGGTCCGAGCCGCGGCTGGATCATGCCGATCACCCGGTCCCCGGCGAGAACGTCATCGACCATCTGCAGGTAGCGCGGCTCGAAGATGTTGAGCGGCAGATTGCCGCGCGGCAGCAGCAATACGCCGGCGAGCGGGAAGACCGGAATCACCGCGGGAAGGTCGGATGGTCGTCGGTATGGCCGGTTGATCGCCATCTGCGCAGCGCACCTCCCGGTTCAGGCGAACAGGATCGACGAGAGCCTGCGGCGAGCCTCGATGGTGAGCGGGTCCTTCGGTCCCCACGCCTCGAAGAACTGCACGAGCTGCTTGCGCGCTGCCTCATCGTTCCAGGCCCGGTTGCGTCGGATGATGTGGAGGAGATGCTCGACCGCATCCTCCCGGTCACCCTTGGCGTTCAGCACCAGCGCCAGGTCGAAGCGGGCCTGATGATCGTCCGGATTGGCCGCGACGCGCGCGGCGAGGTCACGCGGGTCGCCGAGGCCGGCCGTCTGTTCGGCAAGCTCGAGCGCCGCCCGTGCCCCGGCGATGGCCGGATCGGCGTCCTTGCCGGGCGGCACCAGCGCCAGGGTGGCCTTCGCCCTGTCCAGCTCTCCCGACGCCACCAGACAGCGCACGAGGCCGCCGATCGCCGCAAGATTCTCCCGATCCTCCTGCAGCACCGCGGCGTAGATCTCCGCCGCGCCGGCAACATCGCCCTCCGCGAAGGCGGCCGCCGCCGAGCTCAGCACCTCCTCGAGACCGTTCCTGGCCGGACCGACAAGTCGGTCGATGAAGGCCTTTACCTGGCTCTCCGGCAAGGCGCCCATGAAGCCGTCGGCGGGCCGGCCGTCGACGAAGGCGAATACCGCCGGGATCGACTGCACGCCCATCTGCTGGGCAACGGCGGGATGCTCGTCGATGTTCATCTTGACGAGCTTCACCGCGCCCCGGGCGGCGCGCACCAGTTTCTCGAGCACGGGGGTAAGCTGCCTGCACGGGCCGCACCACGGTGCCCAGAAATCGACGATCACCGGCTGCTGGCGCGACGCCTCGACGACGTCCTTCATGAAGTCGCGGGTCGTCGTGTCCTTGATCAGTCCGTCGGCGGCGCCCGCCTGGGCGCCCCCGGATGCCAGCGAGGAAAGGTCCATGTGCGGTTCCCTGATCCGGTGTGGGCGCGCGGGGCCGACCGTCCGTCCCGCGCTGCGTTGTCGATCCTAAGATGGGGCGCCTGTCGATCCAGTGCAAATCCGCGCCCGATCCGCGGCCGGGCCACGCACATCCACCACCAGCGGATCGTGGCCGCAGGCCCTCAGGAACGCGATCAGATCGTCACGGCGGATGGTGGTGGTCGCCTCGTTGGTCAGCGGGTGGAAGTTCAGCAGGTCATGGCGCAGGAGATCGGCATCGAGCACCACGGTGACCCGCCCCTCGGTGTCGTTGACGACGCCGAACGGGGTCACCGATCCCGGCTGGACGCCGAGCGTCTCCACGAGCAGCTCCGGCCGAGCGAAGCTGAGCCGCGCCGAGCCGATCCTTTCGTGCAGCCGCTTCAGGTCGATGTCCGCATCTTCCTCGGCAACGACCAGCCAGATCCTGTCCTTCTTGTCCTTCATGAACAGGTTCTTGGTGTGCCCGCCCGGAATCTCGCCGCGCAGCTTCTGCGACTCGGCGACCGTGAACAGTGGCGGATGGCGGACGGTCGTGGTCTCGAAACCGAGCGCCTCGAGGCGGGCGAGGAGATCGTCGGGAGAAAGCGGCATCGCGATGTCCGATTGCGGATCCGGGCAACCCCGCTTCTAGACACGACGTGTGCCGGGCTCAAGCCCGCCGGGGCGGCAGCCGCCACCCGGGGCGGTCGATCGCCGCAGGCGGGCATATCCTGAGCCGGACAGGGCATTGCCAAGCCGCAATGTCTCGTGCATATAAGCACCGGCCACCTGACGGGTGGTGCGCGAGCGGGTGTAGCTCAGGGGTAGAGCACAACCTTGCCAAGGTTGGGGTCGTGGGTTCGAATCCCATCGCCCGCTCCAGTCTCTATCGGTACGACCCGGAGACATGGGTAACAGTTTGTACCTGCGACATCGGTGACACCCTCGTGCCGAACGGGTTGTCGACGGTCTGCAAGGGTCCCTGCCCGAGGTCGAAATATCCCGGATCTGGTGCATGACGGTGACGCGCGAAATGCCGTCATCGACCTCCTTGAGTCCCAGCTTCCGACCGGCCAGCACGGTCGAGACGTTGATCGTCCTGCACGGCATTCAGATGCGCCCGCAAGCGGTGACCGGGGCGTCGGCGTCCTGGTACGGATGGTTGAGCTCCGGCAGACCGTCACAGGCTGTTGAAGACGGCGCGTAGGCTTCGGCCGGCGTCTTCATGGCGAGCCCCTCGTGGGGACGTTCGTCGTTGAACGCGCTGACGAAGTCGTCGAAGCGGCCCTGCTGCTGCAGCGCGTTCATGCCGGGCGGGCGCGCCGTCTCGGCCTTCAGCGTACGGTGCATGCGCTCATGCCTGCCGTTGTGCTGCGGATTGCCGGGCCTGATGGGCTCGACGCCGATCCCCGGTCGAAGCCAGAACACCGAAAGCCTGGAGAAGTCTTGGAGGCCGTTGGGCGAGGCGAAGGGAACGCCCTGGGGAGGCGCCGCGGCTAACCTTCGAGCGGATAGGCCTCCTCGACGACATAGGGTCCGCCGCCGCTTCCCGAACGCGAGGAGAACAGCACGAACCGCTCGACCCGCACCGGCCCGCAGCGGAAACCGCCGCGTGCCTCGATATAGGTCGCCACCGCCGAGGCCGGCACGCCCTTCAGCCGCGCGACGGTGACATGCGGGGCGAACTTGCGCGG from Tepidamorphus gemmatus harbors:
- a CDS encoding prolyl-tRNA synthetase associated domain-containing protein — its product is MPLSPDDLLARLEALGFETTTVRHPPLFTVAESQKLRGEIPGGHTKNLFMKDKKDRIWLVVAEEDADIDLKRLHERIGSARLSFARPELLVETLGVQPGSVTPFGVVNDTEGRVTVVLDADLLRHDLLNFHPLTNEATTTIRRDDLIAFLRACGHDPLVVDVRGPAADRARICTGSTGAPS